A region from the Acidobacteriota bacterium genome encodes:
- a CDS encoding IS1595 family transposase: MKQQPSIFAIVSKFNSEETCTAHFERIRWPKGLRCVRCDGDRVSRLASQGKTGKERHLYYCADCDYQYSVTVGTIFHDSHLSLTKWFLAIYLMCSAKKGISAKELQRQLDTTYKTAWYMAHRIRLAMKEDDALIGKLSGVLEVDETYVGGSRKGPRGRGAANKVPVVGIKERTTGKIRMQAVENCSASVLKNFIREHAEPGSEIHTDEFSSYLWLDSSQFTHRAVNHGETYVRYEDGKAVHTNGVENVWSLFKRGIVGVFHKVSAKYLPLYLNEFSFRFNNRDEFNMMDRVLNLCH; this comes from the coding sequence ATGAAACAGCAGCCCAGTATTTTCGCGATCGTTTCTAAGTTCAACTCTGAGGAAACTTGCACCGCTCACTTTGAGCGCATCCGCTGGCCGAAGGGTTTGCGATGTGTGCGCTGCGATGGAGACCGCGTGTCTCGGCTCGCATCTCAAGGGAAAACCGGCAAAGAGCGGCATCTGTACTATTGCGCCGATTGCGACTATCAATACTCTGTGACTGTGGGAACGATCTTTCACGATTCGCACCTTTCGCTCACTAAGTGGTTTTTGGCAATCTACCTCATGTGCTCTGCAAAAAAAGGTATCTCTGCGAAAGAACTTCAGCGGCAACTTGATACTACTTACAAAACTGCATGGTACATGGCTCATCGTATTCGTCTGGCTATGAAAGAGGATGATGCTTTGATTGGGAAACTTTCCGGTGTCCTCGAAGTTGACGAAACTTATGTAGGCGGATCAAGAAAAGGTCCCCGCGGCAGAGGAGCCGCCAATAAAGTTCCCGTAGTTGGCATAAAAGAGCGGACCACTGGGAAGATTCGGATGCAGGCTGTTGAGAATTGTTCAGCATCGGTCCTCAAGAATTTCATCCGAGAACACGCGGAACCCGGAAGCGAAATTCACACAGACGAATTCTCTTCCTACTTGTGGTTGGATAGCTCCCAGTTCACGCACCGCGCCGTCAATCATGGTGAAACGTATGTTCGCTATGAGGACGGGAAGGCTGTTCATACCAACGGCGTGGAGAATGTTTGGTCCCTCTTCAAGCGTGGGATTGTTGGAGTATTCCATAAGGTTTCAGCGAAATATCTACCTCTCTATTTGAATGAATTCTCTTTCCGCTTTAACAACCGTGATGAGTTCAACATGATGGATCGGGTTTTGAACCTGTGCCACTAG
- the ftsA gene encoding cell division protein FtsA, producing MSNKAEYVAAIDLGHAHTRAAIAEAPAGGTDDGTRLRLFGVGEASSNGWVKGNLVDMEAVVASVREAVAQAEQMADGLVIESAVIGTGGSHLHSIGSHDGMFLSHSQPREVANNDVVQLMDEVRGVPLAADREIIHVLPREFVLDSRGGIRDPVGLLGIQLAVHGYVLTGSAAVGRNLVAAVNRSSVMVETMAAESYAVGEAATSVDERASGVMVVVIGGASSEMIVYRHGGVVMSASIAVGGDHFTSDLMIGLHTARVDAESIKQTFGAVTAGWRHTGTTFEVPELGRPTSRLIQQSLLREILEARGMELFSLVLNELRHTSLPEKLEDHLEAGIVLCGGGANLPGMCDLAERVLLMPARIGLPPRVLGLPESLDAPQYTVLLSLLHYALRVRRHRAPQGSRSASPWKNLFEWNK from the coding sequence ATGAGCAACAAAGCGGAGTACGTAGCCGCGATCGATCTCGGCCATGCGCACACGCGCGCCGCCATCGCCGAAGCACCCGCGGGCGGCACGGATGACGGCACGCGCCTGCGTCTGTTCGGCGTCGGCGAGGCCTCCTCCAATGGCTGGGTCAAAGGCAATCTCGTGGACATGGAAGCCGTCGTCGCCAGCGTGCGCGAAGCCGTCGCCCAGGCTGAGCAGATGGCCGACGGGCTGGTCATCGAGTCCGCCGTTATTGGCACAGGTGGGTCGCACCTGCACTCCATCGGCAGCCATGATGGCATGTTTCTCTCGCACTCACAGCCGCGCGAAGTTGCCAACAACGATGTGGTGCAATTGATGGACGAGGTCCGCGGCGTGCCGCTCGCCGCCGACCGCGAAATCATCCATGTGCTGCCGCGTGAGTTTGTGCTCGACTCGCGCGGCGGCATCCGCGATCCGGTAGGACTGCTCGGCATCCAACTGGCTGTGCACGGCTACGTGCTGACTGGATCCGCCGCGGTGGGACGGAATCTCGTTGCCGCTGTGAATCGTTCCAGCGTCATGGTGGAGACCATGGCCGCCGAATCCTACGCCGTCGGCGAGGCGGCCACCTCCGTGGACGAGCGTGCCAGCGGCGTGATGGTGGTGGTGATCGGCGGCGCCAGCTCGGAGATGATTGTATATCGCCACGGTGGCGTGGTCATGAGTGCATCGATTGCCGTGGGTGGCGATCACTTCACGAGTGACTTGATGATCGGCCTGCACACGGCCCGCGTCGACGCCGAGAGCATCAAGCAGACCTTTGGCGCGGTTACCGCCGGATGGCGACACACCGGCACAACTTTTGAAGTGCCCGAACTCGGTCGGCCCACCTCGCGACTCATTCAGCAAAGTCTGTTGCGTGAGATACTCGAAGCGCGCGGCATGGAGTTGTTCTCACTCGTCCTGAATGAGTTGCGCCACACGTCCCTACCCGAGAAGTTGGAGGACCATCTGGAGGCGGGGATTGTCCTGTGCGGCGGCGGCGCCAATCTACCGGGCATGTGTGATCTGGCCGAACGCGTTTTGCTCATGCCCGCCCGCATCGGCCTGCCGCCCCGCGTGCTGGGCCTGCCCGAATCGCTCGACGCCCCACAGTACACGGTATTGCTCAGCCTTCTGCACTATGCGCTGCGCGTGCGCCGACATCGCGCTCCGCAAGGGTCCCGCTCCGCCAGTCCCTGGAAGAACCTGTTTGAGTGGAACAAGTAA